In a single window of the Candidatus Zixiibacteriota bacterium genome:
- a CDS encoding bifunctional nuclease family protein — translation MAMLEVRVDGLALDMTTNSPVIILKPVNMEKVLPIWIGHSEAWAIAMELSGIGSKRPMTHDLLKIVIATLDATVEKVEITELKEQTFYARVILHLDSKEFSIDARPSDSIALALKAGAPIYAAEELFNLKEQDQPPEMSNDPESLAERLRKINPEDFGKYSL, via the coding sequence ATGGCGATGCTGGAAGTGAGAGTTGACGGTCTGGCGCTGGATATGACCACCAATTCCCCGGTTATAATTCTGAAGCCGGTCAATATGGAAAAGGTGCTTCCGATCTGGATCGGTCACTCCGAAGCCTGGGCGATTGCTATGGAATTGTCCGGTATCGGCTCCAAGCGGCCGATGACCCATGACCTGCTCAAGATTGTAATTGCCACTCTTGATGCCACGGTGGAGAAGGTGGAGATTACGGAGCTGAAGGAGCAGACCTTCTACGCCCGGGTGATTCTTCATTTGGATAGTAAAGAGTTTTCCATAGACGCTCGCCCCTCGGATTCGATTGCTCTGGCGTTGAAAGCTGGCGCTCCGATCTATGCGGCCGAGGAGCTGTTCAATTTAAAAGAGCAGGACCAGCCGCCCGAAATGAGCAATGACCCGGAATCGCTCGCCGAGCGTTTGAGGAAGATCAATCCTGAAGATTTCGGTAAATATTCATTATAG
- the rplI gene encoding 50S ribosomal protein L9, with protein MKVILKQDVADLGKAGQTIEVKGGYGRNFLIPRNLAIPATKANMRAIGEIEKQSQIRERKKKREAEQMKDKLEKLSLTVEVLVGEEDKIFGSVTAQNIAEQLASQGMVIDKRNILLDDPIKSLGVYTVPIKVEKDVIANVKTWVIRKA; from the coding sequence ATGAAGGTAATTTTGAAACAGGATGTCGCCGACCTCGGCAAAGCCGGTCAGACTATCGAGGTCAAGGGCGGGTATGGTCGGAATTTCCTGATACCCCGCAACCTGGCGATTCCTGCCACGAAAGCGAACATGAGGGCTATTGGCGAAATCGAGAAGCAAAGCCAGATTCGCGAGCGCAAGAAGAAACGGGAAGCGGAACAGATGAAAGATAAGCTGGAAAAGCTGTCGCTGACGGTGGAAGTGCTGGTCGGCGAAGAAGACAAGATTTTCGGTTCCGTTACCGCGCAGAACATTGCCGAGCAGTTAGCCTCTCAGGGAATGGTTATCGATAAGCGGAATATTTTGCTTGATGACCCCATCAAATCGCTGGGCGTTTATACCGTCCCGATCAAAGTGGAAAAGGACGTAATCGCCAACGTAAAGACCTGGGTTATCAGAAAGGCTTGA
- the larE gene encoding ATP-dependent sacrificial sulfur transferase LarE, with protein MIDAKEKALNDFIGQFPCAMVAFSGGLDSATVLFATIKLLGTENTLAVTSISPSLAADEEKAASQIAAEIGLPAERHLFIRTDEIADPRYARNAPDRCYYCKGELYSRLSQLAAERGVAVIFDGTNLSDLGDYRPGRKAAEEHKVVSPFVSAGFAKEDVRALARKYRLSFSEKPAAACLASRIPYGISVTVERLRQIDAAESGLRALGLSGFRVRYHNDVARLELPPQDIARVFGNGLHQKIIEVVKGAGFKYVAVDLEGYRQGRLNEGLSIKEL; from the coding sequence ATGATTGACGCAAAAGAAAAAGCCCTGAACGATTTTATTGGGCAGTTTCCCTGCGCAATGGTAGCGTTTTCAGGAGGGCTTGATTCCGCGACTGTTCTTTTCGCGACTATCAAACTCCTCGGCACCGAAAATACTCTTGCGGTCACTTCAATATCGCCGTCGCTTGCCGCCGATGAGGAAAAAGCCGCCTCCCAAATTGCCGCCGAAATCGGCCTGCCGGCTGAAAGACATCTATTTATCCGAACCGATGAAATCGCCGACCCGCGCTACGCTCGAAACGCTCCTGACCGATGCTACTACTGCAAAGGGGAGCTCTATTCCCGATTGAGCCAGCTGGCGGCGGAGCGGGGAGTTGCGGTCATCTTTGACGGCACTAATCTGTCCGACCTGGGAGATTATCGCCCTGGAAGAAAAGCGGCCGAAGAGCACAAGGTCGTCTCTCCCTTTGTGTCGGCTGGTTTTGCCAAGGAAGATGTGCGCGCTCTGGCGCGCAAATACCGCCTTTCATTTTCTGAGAAACCGGCCGCGGCCTGTCTGGCATCGCGGATACCTTATGGAATATCGGTTACAGTAGAACGGCTCCGCCAGATTGATGCCGCTGAATCGGGTTTGAGAGCGCTGGGACTGAGCGGGTTTCGGGTGCGCTATCATAACGACGTCGCGCGGCTGGAGTTGCCGCCGCAGGATATAGCCCGAGTCTTTGGCAATGGGTTGCATCAGAAAATCATCGAGGTTGTTAAAGGGGCCGGTTTCAAATACGTCGCCGTCGACCTTGAGGGGTACCGTCAGGGACGCCTGAACGAGGGACTAAGTATAAAGGAGTTATAA
- a CDS encoding penicillin-binding protein activator, with protein MIKNRLAAGLGLLLIILGTAAVGDDRLTLDRVQQLLEDKRYAEAYQVVTQLYAANTDPEMADALLFHKGKAAYYVGYLTESQEDFQRLIDSYPASPFIPYSHFFRGNIQYREKLDRPALLSYLSAYRLSGDNRLNEILLKSIETAVSLGGSRLLEAINYAAYQEEKKCPLIFAVARGLLAQKNYQPLRGLLSECPGEEASRLLSQTEILLKQQIEIGIALPLSGELQRFGESVLDGAVLMLEGFQRESGLRIAPLIFDTKGRSVEAGRVMKRFNAGGVAAAIGPLTSEETAVASAVLACGDLPLIAPAASQGGLTELAGTCFQLQPSLDRQGIRMAEFARGKLGVDTAAIISPTSSENLAMAEAFADRFRELGGTILGIEYFRTRESDFGPIIVDIKSLAIGRISDSLTYINERGDTIKAKEVPVAIDAIYIPASPEQLTQLLPQIDFYNLDAIYLGSEGWGDKQVYDLGREVLKTSYFTSSRVNGGVTPAARQFAKNFRDKYGREPGHLEAVGYDAMGLICGALQSSRYSRSEIAEYLKNINDYRGIAGVVSFGEKRDNIFMPIYTIESGDARRVEF; from the coding sequence GTGATTAAAAATAGATTAGCGGCGGGACTCGGGTTACTCCTCATCATTCTCGGCACGGCGGCTGTCGGCGATGACCGCCTGACGCTTGACCGGGTGCAGCAGTTACTGGAGGATAAACGATATGCCGAAGCGTATCAGGTTGTCACTCAGCTATATGCCGCCAATACTGACCCGGAAATGGCCGACGCCCTTCTGTTTCACAAAGGAAAAGCCGCCTATTACGTCGGTTATCTTACCGAAAGCCAGGAAGATTTTCAGAGATTAATCGACAGTTATCCCGCCTCGCCCTTTATACCTTACAGCCATTTCTTCCGGGGCAATATTCAGTATCGAGAAAAGCTGGACCGCCCGGCGCTGCTGTCATACCTAAGCGCCTATCGACTTTCCGGCGACAACCGTCTGAATGAGATTCTGCTTAAATCGATTGAAACGGCGGTGTCGCTGGGTGGCAGCCGTCTTCTGGAAGCGATAAATTACGCCGCCTATCAGGAAGAAAAGAAATGCCCCTTGATTTTTGCCGTTGCCCGGGGCCTTCTGGCACAAAAGAATTATCAGCCGTTACGCGGTCTCTTGAGTGAATGTCCCGGCGAGGAAGCTTCGCGTCTTCTCTCGCAGACCGAGATTCTCCTGAAGCAACAGATTGAAATAGGAATCGCACTGCCCCTTTCGGGTGAACTGCAGCGATTTGGCGAATCGGTGCTGGATGGGGCGGTGTTGATGCTGGAAGGGTTCCAGCGGGAAAGCGGATTACGGATAGCGCCGCTTATTTTTGATACTAAGGGGCGAAGTGTGGAAGCGGGCCGAGTTATGAAACGTTTCAATGCCGGCGGAGTAGCGGCGGCGATAGGACCGCTGACCAGCGAAGAGACAGCGGTAGCCTCGGCCGTCCTGGCCTGCGGCGACCTGCCGCTGATTGCGCCTGCCGCCAGTCAGGGAGGATTGACCGAGCTTGCCGGAACCTGTTTTCAACTGCAGCCGAGTCTCGACCGACAGGGTATTAGAATGGCCGAGTTTGCCCGGGGAAAACTGGGCGTCGATACTGCCGCCATCATCTCGCCGACCTCATCTGAGAATCTGGCAATGGCCGAAGCCTTTGCCGACCGTTTCCGCGAGTTGGGCGGGACTATCTTGGGAATCGAATACTTCCGAACCCGCGAATCTGATTTTGGACCGATTATTGTAGATATAAAGTCCTTGGCTATCGGGCGGATTTCCGATTCCCTGACTTATATAAACGAAAGAGGCGATACTATAAAAGCCAAGGAAGTCCCGGTAGCAATCGATGCCATTTATATTCCGGCATCACCGGAGCAGCTGACACAACTTCTGCCGCAGATAGATTTTTACAATCTCGATGCCATCTATCTGGGAAGTGAGGGCTGGGGAGACAAGCAGGTTTATGACCTGGGACGGGAAGTTCTCAAAACCAGTTATTTTACATCGTCGCGTGTCAATGGCGGCGTTACTCCGGCCGCGCGGCAGTTTGCCAAGAATTTTCGCGACAAATATGGACGGGAGCCGGGACATCTGGAAGCGGTAGGATATGACGCCATGGGATTGATTTGCGGGGCGCTGCAGTCCTCGCGGTACTCTCGCTCGGAAATCGCCGAATACCTCAAGAATATAAATGATTACCGGGGAATCGCCGGGGTCGTATCATTTGGTGAGAAACGCGACAATATTTTCATGCCGATTTATACCATCGAGTCGGGTGATGCCCGTCGGGTGGAGTTTTGA
- a CDS encoding DUF2232 domain-containing protein, protein MPDWRLSNPLIISAGLFLALIFPSVGGIPVAGYLVEIAATFFIVYFSFSGKHLLLGAATAGSLLISSVTFGPSLILTAVWAKVVVSGTLYGKMLAAGIKPARGFIAATVILALIVLTFFWMEKELIYSEIDRFESLAASTLPPAENAPGTNDGMAHWLGQMVALFKRLLPSLLILSAMTQLFVAIVLLHIALRASGVFMPHFVDFIFWKMPFHFVYPVGAIIILRLTGADNIKIIADNALLLLGTLYAVFGFSAMEYYLRKVRLSLFLRVLFYVGFLFLQVPGLILAAAVGLFDSYFDFRQVRAKLIG, encoded by the coding sequence ATGCCTGACTGGCGGCTGTCAAACCCGCTGATAATCTCGGCCGGTTTATTTCTGGCTCTGATTTTCCCGTCTGTCGGCGGGATACCGGTGGCAGGGTATCTGGTGGAGATTGCCGCGACATTTTTCATAGTCTATTTTTCCTTCAGCGGGAAACATCTTCTGCTGGGAGCCGCCACCGCCGGTTCCCTGCTGATTTCTTCGGTCACTTTTGGACCGAGCCTGATTTTGACCGCGGTCTGGGCGAAGGTGGTTGTGAGCGGCACTCTGTATGGCAAGATGCTGGCAGCCGGAATCAAACCGGCGCGCGGTTTTATAGCGGCGACGGTGATACTGGCGTTAATTGTTCTGACTTTCTTTTGGATGGAGAAAGAGCTTATCTACTCGGAAATTGACAGATTCGAGAGTCTGGCGGCATCGACCCTGCCGCCGGCAGAGAATGCGCCGGGTACCAATGATGGTATGGCTCACTGGCTTGGCCAGATGGTGGCGCTGTTCAAGCGACTCTTGCCGTCACTTCTGATTCTTTCGGCAATGACCCAGCTGTTTGTGGCTATCGTCCTTCTGCATATTGCTCTACGCGCCAGCGGGGTTTTTATGCCGCATTTTGTCGATTTCATTTTCTGGAAGATGCCGTTTCATTTTGTCTATCCGGTAGGCGCTATTATCATTTTGCGGCTGACCGGAGCCGACAATATTAAAATAATTGCCGACAACGCCCTTCTCTTACTTGGCACCCTCTATGCCGTTTTCGGGTTTTCGGCGATGGAATATTACTTACGGAAAGTGCGACTTTCGCTCTTTTTAAGAGTATTATTTTATGTGGGATTTCTGTTTTTGCAGGTGCCGGGTCTGATACTGGCGGCGGCGGTGGGACTCTTTGACAGTTATTTTGATTTCCGGCAAGTCCGGGCAAAACTGATAGGGTAA
- a CDS encoding PAS domain S-box protein produces the protein MFEKTKNGFFAAPNMILVGISLGLLFWLIDPCIDYFLLGRGKLPHDIFSPSSDEIWFRSFVSFIFIVFGFYVESISTRQKRAEKRLAQTVAMQKAAFESAADGLLVVDENRNVVEYNQKFLNLWGLTADEMKGGDPKVTVKKMLSLLKNPNAQKERIKTLYDNKLTDTYDILELTDGRIFEQFSIAQKIDNEIIGRVWSYRDITQKKLGEEALRQNEKRFRAIADYTYDWENWVGPDNKLIWVNPAVERITGYSIRECMEMPDYPLPLVHKDDRELIKDALSKAAQGVCGNDLPFRIRRKDGGVVWVAVSWQPIYDDHGQNLGHRSTVRDISARKKWEEALAESEKSYRTLAENLPGIVYRQPLGNKAPTQFFNNMVRNLTGYQMSELPSAEFCSLESIILEEDREAVKESLSGAVANGFAFMHEYRIRHRDGRIRYFVERGVPVYDASGKPLHIDGVIFDMTDQKQAQTQIEDNEKFLNTIFHGIQDGICVLDKNLNIIRVNSAMERWYAHQMPLIGKKCFISFQGRDRACEICPTIRAFETLKPQMDEVPLTGPNGVEGWIELHAFPLIDQSGETIGVVEYVRNITDRKKAEQSLRESEEKFRVLSEQNMLGIMIIQDDILKYVNNPVAQVLGKTPETLTGSSVKEIMPFIHPEDRQFAQEQLAKKQRGETDVVQHYKYRLVLPDQGTMWVEQFSKSIQYGGRWADLVTIVDITENYRALNALKDSEERYRKLVDSVSDYIYTLSFLNGRPVVSNHGPGCATVTGYSPDEFERDPQLWSRIIHDDDRNMIQVYLEKM, from the coding sequence ATGTTTGAAAAGACAAAGAACGGATTCTTCGCCGCGCCCAATATGATTCTTGTGGGAATCAGCCTGGGGCTTCTCTTCTGGCTGATTGACCCTTGTATTGATTATTTCCTGTTGGGGCGCGGCAAACTTCCGCACGATATCTTCAGCCCGTCCTCCGATGAAATCTGGTTTCGTTCCTTTGTATCATTCATCTTCATCGTTTTCGGATTCTATGTAGAATCAATCTCCACCCGGCAGAAAAGAGCGGAGAAACGTCTGGCGCAGACCGTGGCGATGCAAAAAGCGGCGTTTGAATCGGCTGCCGATGGTTTATTGGTTGTGGATGAAAACCGCAACGTCGTTGAGTACAACCAGAAATTCCTTAATCTCTGGGGGCTCACGGCGGACGAGATGAAAGGCGGCGACCCCAAGGTCACCGTCAAAAAGATGCTCTCTTTGTTGAAAAATCCGAACGCCCAGAAAGAACGGATAAAGACCCTCTACGACAACAAGCTGACCGATACTTATGACATTCTGGAGCTAACCGACGGTCGCATATTCGAGCAATTTTCTATCGCTCAGAAAATCGACAACGAAATTATAGGCCGGGTCTGGAGTTATCGCGATATCACTCAGAAAAAACTTGGCGAGGAAGCTCTGCGTCAGAATGAAAAACGGTTCCGCGCCATTGCCGACTATACTTACGACTGGGAAAACTGGGTAGGTCCTGACAACAAATTGATCTGGGTGAACCCGGCCGTGGAGAGAATCACCGGATACTCCATTCGCGAGTGCATGGAAATGCCCGACTACCCGCTGCCGCTGGTGCACAAGGATGACCGGGAACTTATAAAAGATGCCCTTTCCAAAGCCGCCCAGGGGGTCTGCGGAAATGACCTTCCCTTCCGTATTCGTCGCAAAGACGGCGGAGTGGTCTGGGTGGCTGTTTCCTGGCAGCCTATATATGACGACCACGGGCAGAATCTGGGACATCGCTCCACCGTGCGCGATATCAGCGCCCGGAAGAAATGGGAAGAGGCGCTTGCCGAGAGCGAAAAATCATACCGCACTCTCGCCGAAAACCTCCCCGGAATCGTTTATCGTCAGCCGCTCGGGAATAAGGCGCCAACTCAGTTTTTCAATAATATGGTCAGGAATCTGACCGGATATCAGATGTCGGAACTTCCTTCCGCGGAATTCTGCTCGCTGGAAAGTATTATTCTGGAGGAAGACCGCGAAGCGGTCAAAGAATCGCTGAGCGGCGCTGTCGCCAATGGTTTCGCCTTTATGCATGAGTACCGGATTCGGCATCGTGACGGGCGTATCCGCTATTTTGTCGAGCGCGGCGTGCCTGTCTATGACGCCTCCGGAAAACCGCTGCATATTGACGGCGTCATTTTCGATATGACCGACCAGAAACAGGCACAGACCCAGATTGAAGATAACGAAAAATTCCTGAATACGATATTCCACGGCATACAAGACGGCATCTGTGTTCTCGACAAAAACCTGAACATCATCCGGGTCAACAGCGCCATGGAAAGATGGTACGCGCACCAGATGCCCCTGATAGGGAAAAAATGCTTTATTTCCTTCCAGGGTCGCGACCGCGCCTGCGAAATCTGCCCCACCATCCGCGCCTTTGAAACCCTTAAACCGCAGATGGACGAGGTCCCCCTCACCGGACCCAACGGCGTTGAGGGATGGATTGAGCTGCACGCCTTCCCGCTTATTGACCAATCCGGAGAAACTATTGGCGTTGTCGAATATGTCCGCAATATCACTGACCGCAAGAAAGCCGAACAGTCCCTGCGCGAAAGCGAGGAAAAATTCCGCGTTCTTTCCGAGCAGAATATGCTCGGTATCATGATTATTCAGGATGATATCCTCAAGTATGTCAATAATCCGGTGGCTCAGGTTTTGGGCAAGACACCGGAGACGCTCACCGGTTCCTCCGTTAAAGAAATCATGCCCTTCATTCATCCCGAGGACCGTCAATTCGCCCAGGAGCAACTGGCTAAGAAACAACGGGGCGAAACTGATGTCGTGCAGCACTACAAGTACCGCCTGGTTCTGCCCGACCAGGGAACCATGTGGGTCGAGCAATTTTCCAAGTCGATTCAGTATGGCGGCCGCTGGGCGGACCTGGTCACCATTGTCGATATCACCGAGAACTACCGGGCATTAAACGCCCTCAAAGATAGTGAAGAAAGGTATCGCAAACTGGTTGATTCTGTATCCGACTATATCTATACCCTGAGTTTCCTTAACGGCCGTCCGGTGGTCAGCAACCATGGTCCCGGTTGCGCAACTGTTACCGGCTACAGCCCCGATGAATTCGAGCGCGATCCGCAGCTCTGGAGTCGAATCATTCATGATGACGACCGCAATATGATTCAGGTTTATCTCGAAAAGATG
- a CDS encoding PAS domain S-box protein encodes IIHKSGQTRWVKNSVVVRKDPDGKIASYDGLISDITERKEIEEALRESERRLKVKLDFILTPEKSVENINLLDLIDLDELQKIQDAFATACDVASIIIDLEGNAITRPSNFREICRLVGQTEEGARRCRESNIKRGEMSRREMKPVYQKCLGCGFVDASAPIIVAGVHVANWLMGQCNALGVTREEIKQLAAEVGANETRVLEAFDNTSPVPLEQFERTLNLLWYLARELSTLGYGNLLLARDNARLRHIEQSMHDSETKLRTILTSAPIAIGLVKDRVFQWVNDHMLNMVGYSVEELIGRSSRILYESEEEFQRVADVKYGQIKRGGTGEIQTRWKRRDGSLIDVHLRSTALEMENLSAGVIFTALDITERLKAEKSLKESEQRFKTLFESAPDAIFLMDAEGRFIDGNAATERLTGYNRDALIGRLFSECNLLPEDSLNGAIANLKRNLEGKPSGPDEYMLRRVDGVIIPIEVSTYPVQLGDQHLIIGIARDLSFRVQSELALRESERQLSVLLSNLPGMAYRCLNDPEWTMLFVSEGVSELTGYAHDAFINNRELNYSQVIHQDDRVRVWNEIESALQEKAPYRLTYRIIAADGKCKWVMEQGRGVFDDSGKVEFLEGFIIDITDRITAQQSIQAERDRAKKYLDIAGTMIAVINREMTIELINRKGCEVLGWKEEDILGKNWFDCCVPPDKREERRQRVRQIFDGAISFPEYAESIALTQDGQERVIAWHNIPLRDESGSIIRVISSGEDVTERRKAEETLKLTQFSIDHAVDAVFWVEPDGRLSYVNTAACDALGFSHPELLSLSILDIEADLTPDEWARRWSQVQSARFMSTNSNFRRKDGSLFPVDVTFNYLEYEGRSHLFAFARDITEKRKIEEELFKASKLESIGILAGGIAHDFNNILTAIIGNISLAMLDLADSEGLLRRLVDAEKASLRAQELTQQLLTFSRGGAPVKKTIHIEEMIRDSARFAIHGSKVRCEFLFEPGLFSVEVDEGQLSQVIHNLIINADQAMPQGGVITVKARNIVDSATLPPSLKPGNYVEITVTDTGIGIPPQHLPNIFDPFFTTKQKGSGLGLATTYSIINKHEGVIEVESAVDVGTTFRIYLPASNRSSEEKTGESELAVRGSGRILIMDDDESIRMVAGIGLSELGYEVSFANDGAHALEMYKSAMGAAPFDVVIMDLTVPGGMGGRETIAQLRQIDPHVVAIVSSGYSNDPVLANYEEFGFKGFVPKPFRIQKLSQVIGEVLSGRSRVRT; translated from the coding sequence GGATTATACATAAGAGCGGTCAAACCCGCTGGGTCAAAAACTCAGTAGTGGTGCGCAAGGATCCCGATGGTAAGATTGCTTCGTACGACGGGCTGATTAGCGATATTACCGAGCGCAAGGAAATTGAAGAAGCGCTGCGGGAAAGTGAACGGCGCCTGAAAGTAAAACTCGATTTCATACTCACGCCGGAAAAGAGTGTTGAAAATATCAATCTGCTGGACCTGATAGACCTGGATGAACTGCAAAAGATTCAGGATGCCTTCGCCACGGCTTGTGATGTGGCTTCTATCATAATTGACCTTGAAGGCAATGCCATAACCAGACCGAGCAATTTCCGCGAAATCTGCCGCCTGGTGGGGCAGACCGAGGAGGGCGCGCGACGGTGCCGCGAATCAAATATCAAGCGCGGCGAGATGTCCCGGCGGGAAATGAAACCGGTCTATCAAAAATGCCTCGGTTGCGGCTTTGTTGATGCCAGCGCCCCGATAATTGTCGCCGGAGTTCATGTCGCCAACTGGCTAATGGGGCAATGCAATGCACTCGGCGTAACCCGCGAAGAAATCAAGCAGCTTGCCGCGGAAGTAGGCGCCAATGAAACTCGTGTCCTGGAAGCCTTTGATAATACCTCTCCGGTTCCTCTGGAACAGTTTGAGCGGACGCTAAATCTCTTGTGGTACCTGGCGCGGGAACTCTCCACCCTCGGTTACGGCAATTTGCTGCTGGCGCGGGATAATGCCCGCCTGCGCCATATCGAGCAATCGATGCACGACAGCGAGACGAAGCTGCGCACCATCCTTACATCTGCCCCGATAGCTATCGGACTGGTCAAAGACCGGGTTTTCCAGTGGGTGAATGACCATATGCTCAATATGGTCGGATATTCTGTAGAAGAACTGATCGGGCGAAGCAGCCGCATACTCTATGAATCAGAGGAGGAGTTCCAGCGGGTTGCGGATGTCAAGTACGGCCAAATAAAAAGAGGTGGCACCGGCGAAATTCAGACCCGGTGGAAGCGGAGGGACGGTTCTCTTATTGATGTCCATCTACGCTCGACGGCTCTTGAGATGGAAAATCTCTCGGCCGGGGTTATCTTTACCGCTCTCGATATTACCGAGCGGCTCAAAGCCGAAAAGTCTCTTAAGGAAAGCGAACAGAGATTCAAGACTCTCTTCGAATCGGCGCCCGATGCTATCTTTCTGATGGATGCCGAGGGGAGGTTTATTGACGGCAATGCCGCTACGGAACGGCTCACCGGCTACAACCGCGACGCTCTCATTGGAAGGTTATTCTCCGAATGCAATCTTCTCCCCGAAGACAGTCTGAACGGCGCTATTGCCAATCTGAAGCGGAACCTGGAGGGAAAACCCTCGGGACCGGATGAATATATGTTGCGACGGGTTGATGGCGTCATTATTCCTATCGAAGTCAGCACCTACCCGGTCCAACTGGGCGACCAGCATCTGATAATAGGGATTGCCCGTGACCTTTCCTTCCGAGTTCAGTCCGAATTGGCTCTCCGTGAGAGCGAACGTCAGCTGTCGGTACTGCTTAGCAATTTGCCCGGAATGGCATACCGCTGTCTTAATGACCCGGAGTGGACCATGCTTTTTGTTTCCGAAGGGGTCAGCGAACTTACCGGCTACGCCCATGATGCTTTCATTAATAATAGGGAATTGAATTATTCTCAAGTCATACATCAAGACGACCGGGTCCGCGTCTGGAATGAGATAGAATCGGCTCTTCAGGAAAAAGCCCCCTACCGTCTTACCTACCGCATCATTGCCGCCGACGGCAAGTGCAAGTGGGTTATGGAGCAGGGGCGCGGCGTTTTTGACGATTCAGGAAAAGTGGAGTTCCTCGAAGGGTTTATTATAGACATTACCGACAGGATTACCGCCCAGCAATCAATTCAGGCGGAGCGCGACCGGGCTAAAAAGTACCTCGATATTGCCGGCACCATGATAGCCGTCATAAACCGCGAAATGACTATAGAGTTGATTAATAGGAAGGGGTGCGAAGTCCTCGGCTGGAAGGAAGAGGATATACTTGGCAAGAACTGGTTTGATTGCTGTGTTCCGCCGGACAAGCGCGAGGAGCGGCGCCAGCGAGTCCGTCAGATCTTTGACGGCGCGATATCGTTCCCTGAATATGCTGAGAGCATCGCCCTGACGCAGGACGGCCAGGAGCGGGTTATCGCCTGGCATAATATCCCCTTGCGCGATGAAAGCGGCAGCATTATCAGAGTAATAAGTTCCGGCGAAGATGTTACGGAAAGACGCAAAGCGGAGGAAACCCTGAAGCTGACTCAATTTTCCATTGACCACGCCGTGGATGCGGTATTCTGGGTTGAACCGGACGGGCGCTTATCGTATGTCAATACGGCCGCCTGCGACGCTCTCGGCTTCAGCCACCCGGAACTGCTGTCGCTCTCCATTCTGGATATCGAGGCAGACCTCACTCCCGACGAGTGGGCGCGCCGCTGGAGCCAGGTGCAGAGTGCCCGCTTCATGTCCACCAATTCCAATTTCCGGCGTAAAGACGGTTCTCTTTTCCCGGTTGATGTTACTTTTAATTACCTGGAATATGAAGGGAGAAGTCATCTCTTCGCTTTTGCCCGCGATATAACCGAAAAGAGGAAAATCGAAGAAGAACTCTTCAAAGCCAGCAAGCTTGAATCAATCGGCATTCTTGCCGGCGGCATCGCCCATGATTTTAACAATATCCTGACCGCCATAATCGGCAATATCTCTCTGGCGATGCTGGACCTTGCCGACAGCGAGGGACTTCTGCGCCGGCTGGTCGATGCCGAAAAAGCCTCGCTGCGGGCGCAGGAACTGACTCAGCAACTGCTGACTTTCTCCCGCGGCGGCGCCCCGGTTAAGAAAACCATTCATATCGAGGAAATGATTAGAGATTCGGCCAGATTCGCCATTCATGGTTCCAAGGTCCGCTGCGAATTTCTCTTCGAGCCTGGGCTATTCTCTGTTGAAGTCGATGAGGGACAGCTCAGTCAGGTGATTCATAATCTGATTATCAATGCCGACCAGGCAATGCCGCAAGGCGGGGTCATTACCGTTAAAGCAAGGAACATTGTTGATTCCGCTACCCTGCCGCCGTCACTCAAACCGGGAAATTATGTAGAAATCACCGTCACCGACACCGGTATCGGCATACCGCCGCAACATCTGCCCAATATTTTCGACCCCTTCTTCACCACCAAGCAGAAAGGCAGCGGTCTGGGTTTGGCGACGACATATTCCATAATCAATAAACATGAGGGCGTCATCGAGGTCGAATCGGCGGTCGATGTCGGCACCACTTTCAGGATTTATCTTCCGGCGTCCAACCGGTCCTCCGAGGAAAAAACCGGCGAATCGGAGCTGGCGGTTCGGGGCTCCGGACGGATTTTGATTATGGACGATGATGAATCTATCCGAATGGTTGCCGGGATTGGGCTTTCCGAACTTGGTTATGAAGTCTCCTTTGCCAACGACGGCGCACACGCCCTGGAAATGTATAAGAGCGCCATGGGCGCGGCGCCCTTTGATGTCGTCATTATGGATTTGACCGTTCCAGGCGGAATGGGAGGGCGCGAGACAATCGCCCAACTGCGTCAGATTGACCCCCATGTTGTCGCTATTGTTTCCAGTGGCTATTCCAATGACCCGGTTCTGGCGAATTACGAGGAATTCGGTTTTAAAGGATTTGTGCCTAAACCTTTCCGCATACAGAAATTAAGCCAGGTAATTGGTGAAGTTCTAAGCGGTCGGTCGCGGGTCAGAACCTGA